One region of Chlorobiota bacterium genomic DNA includes:
- a CDS encoding DUF1957 domain-containing protein: MDGSFVLILHTHLPYVLRHSKWPHGTDWLSEAAAECYIPILNECWNLVSEGISPTITISLSPVVVEQLADPEFPEILNEYFDEKIKAAYADYEYFLERPEESGYLELSQFWLGWYMARKMDFNLRYGRDLVAAFRQLLEKEAIAIQTCGVTHGYLPLLSREESVNAQVALAAQVHERHFGQRPRGIWMPECAYRPSYLWTPPVFSPDAKPIQRDGIEQTLARHGLEYTVVDSHLTRAGIPLDRFLNQFGHEWELSRDGSRYLDLQDSRAVHDLYRICSAGDDEAGTAVVFTRDAETTLQVWSGAFGYPGDPEYLEFHKKHHNNGMRYWRVTDSRADLGDKQRYRPDYVGARIRAQADHFVRVVEERMRRYRNATGREGTLSAPFDTELFGHWWFEGPRFLGEVIRRLSNNPNVRLRTAPQELDAKTPGVVIQIPEGSWGEGGHHKVWLNEETQWTWPLLYEIEARLVELISTHDKEQLLEERVLKQLARELLLQQSSDWQFLISTESAKDYATRRFQGHYENAQFLIEFIEQLRQGLPMTFEQFQQLLRLEAQDRIFDDIDLSLWERMSSLEPDGDGEENEIFGPEENAVSQAGLTSAAKPEPATARVLPAVPQSEESQKVEVPLSYRIARSAGTIEQPPANESIAEIAPQEMAEPSRSAIVRPEAQLPEHEENAEAESETEAVEVQPEDASPGATEPEATEKGKAKAARAPRASTPTPAALPAESAPTISELFTELEQVIEEDEQSAEALRKAAATSKREEIE; the protein is encoded by the coding sequence GTGGACGGCTCGTTTGTTCTCATTCTGCACACGCATCTTCCCTACGTCCTGCGGCACAGCAAATGGCCGCATGGCACCGATTGGTTATCGGAAGCGGCGGCGGAATGCTACATCCCAATCTTGAACGAGTGCTGGAATTTGGTAAGCGAAGGAATCTCGCCAACCATCACCATCTCACTCTCCCCAGTGGTGGTGGAGCAATTGGCGGACCCCGAGTTCCCGGAAATCCTGAACGAGTACTTCGACGAAAAAATCAAGGCGGCCTACGCCGATTATGAGTACTTCCTGGAACGCCCCGAGGAGAGCGGATACCTTGAGCTTTCGCAGTTCTGGCTTGGTTGGTACATGGCGCGCAAAATGGATTTCAACCTGCGGTACGGGCGCGACCTTGTGGCGGCGTTCCGCCAGCTGCTGGAGAAGGAAGCCATTGCAATCCAGACCTGCGGCGTAACCCATGGCTATCTGCCGCTGCTAAGCCGTGAGGAGAGTGTGAACGCGCAGGTGGCACTTGCCGCCCAGGTTCACGAACGCCATTTTGGGCAACGCCCGCGTGGCATTTGGATGCCGGAATGCGCCTACCGCCCAAGCTACCTTTGGACCCCGCCCGTCTTCAGCCCCGATGCCAAGCCGATCCAGCGTGATGGAATCGAACAGACCCTTGCCCGGCATGGGTTGGAATACACCGTGGTGGATAGCCACCTGACCCGCGCCGGAATCCCGCTGGACCGTTTCCTTAACCAGTTCGGCCACGAGTGGGAGCTAAGCCGCGACGGCAGCCGCTATCTGGACCTGCAGGACTCCCGCGCCGTGCACGACTTGTACCGAATCTGCTCGGCTGGCGATGATGAAGCCGGAACCGCAGTGGTCTTCACCCGCGACGCAGAAACCACGTTGCAGGTCTGGAGCGGGGCGTTTGGCTACCCGGGCGACCCTGAGTATTTGGAGTTCCACAAGAAGCATCATAACAATGGAATGCGCTACTGGCGCGTTACCGACTCGCGCGCGGACCTTGGCGACAAGCAGCGGTATCGCCCCGATTACGTTGGCGCACGCATCCGCGCCCAGGCGGACCATTTTGTGCGGGTTGTGGAAGAACGGATGCGCCGCTACCGCAACGCCACCGGGCGCGAGGGGACCCTTTCGGCTCCGTTCGATACCGAGCTGTTTGGCCATTGGTGGTTCGAGGGGCCACGGTTTTTGGGGGAGGTGATCCGCCGCCTTTCCAACAACCCAAACGTCCGGTTGCGCACCGCGCCACAGGAGTTGGACGCAAAAACACCAGGCGTTGTGATCCAGATTCCCGAGGGATCGTGGGGAGAAGGGGGGCATCATAAAGTGTGGCTGAACGAGGAAACACAATGGACCTGGCCACTGCTGTACGAGATTGAAGCAAGGCTTGTGGAGCTTATCAGCACCCACGACAAGGAGCAGTTGCTGGAAGAGCGCGTGCTGAAACAGCTTGCCCGCGAACTGCTGTTGCAGCAATCTTCCGATTGGCAATTCCTTATCTCGACCGAGTCGGCCAAGGACTACGCCACGCGGCGATTCCAGGGGCATTATGAGAACGCGCAATTCTTAATTGAGTTCATCGAGCAGCTGCGCCAGGGCTTGCCGATGACCTTCGAGCAGTTCCAGCAACTGCTTCGACTTGAAGCCCAGGATCGTATTTTCGACGACATTGACCTTTCGCTGTGGGAGCGGATGTCGTCGCTGGAGCCGGATGGCGACGGCGAAGAGAACGAAATTTTTGGCCCGGAAGAAAATGCCGTCAGCCAAGCAGGGCTAACGTCCGCAGCAAAGCCAGAGCCTGCCACGGCGCGCGTGCTTCCTGCCGTTCCGCAATCCGAGGAATCGCAGAAGGTGGAGGTCCCGCTTAGCTACCGGATTGCCCGCTCCGCCGGAACAATAGAGCAACCCCCGGCCAACGAGTCAATCGCCGAAATTGCTCCGCAAGAAATGGCAGAGCCAAGCCGCAGCGCAATCGTCCGCCCAGAGGCTCAGCTGCCTGAACACGAAGAGAACGCAGAGGCCGAATCGGAAACGGAAGCGGTGGAAGTTCAGCCCGAAGATGCCAGCCCCGGAGCAACCGAACCCGAAGCAACCGAAAAGGGGAAAGCGAAGGCCGCCCGGGCCCCCCGGGCCAGCACGCCAACCCCGGCCGCCTTGCCAGCCGAGAGCGCGCCCACAATTAGCGAGCTGTTTACCGAGCTGGAGCAGGTGATTGAGGAAGATGAGCAATCCGCCGAAGCACTCCGCAAAGCCGCAGCAACTTCAAAAAGGGAAGAGATAGAGTGA
- a CDS encoding DUF3467 domain-containing protein: protein MDNNNDQSQGQQINIELGEKEAEGIYSNLAIISHSPAEFVMDFTRILPGVPRARVHARIVMTPQHARLFLNALMDNINKYEAQYGEIQLNNAGPNFTFPDTGETFH from the coding sequence ATGGACAACAACAACGATCAATCACAAGGCCAGCAAATCAACATCGAGTTAGGGGAGAAAGAGGCCGAAGGCATCTACTCCAACCTGGCGATTATCAGCCACTCGCCGGCCGAGTTTGTGATGGACTTCACCCGTATCCTGCCGGGCGTTCCCCGCGCTCGCGTTCATGCACGCATCGTGATGACACCGCAGCACGCGCGCCTGTTCCTGAACGCACTGATGGACAACATCAACAAGTACGAAGCGCAGTACGGCGAAATCCAACTGAACAACGCCGGACCAAACTTCACCTTCCCCGATACTGGCGAGACCTTCCACTAA
- a CDS encoding tetratricopeptide repeat protein — translation MNLSRSLLLLCAATLYLAFSGFECASSEVTTARVALKSKDYKKAEEALTKEVAARPGNTEAWLLLGDIYNDQSRWVEMDEAYAKAEATPSASISDGQRQDIAARRFNGWLNKFNAALRDYNNNSYSQALKELDSAEMLRKNYPENTFLRAQVYLGLKDEAMTTKTYQQYAEVAGRDVTPGLEMGLALGLNRSQLEARAGKPDAAQVVDSVGGFAFYKAKNLYVYFGPAEKPGEASVVEGWKFYSTSDKTPEIIRQQLGNTIRSSPWYSLGVQAYNAAESDPKKFDEALKYLRTVEQLDASRDDIGEIVAEIYVATKRTDEAMKALDEQIRRDPKNPRPYINYGNLYNEQKQYDKAIEQFGKVLTLGLPSDDKALQTALFNLGAVYKNLGARKQEEIREASKGKPTADQIEQYRKPLRESKKYFEQLKAIPARRGDYQLLGELANLYDVLGETDNLKNAVREMEAVENVGDNARTADYWRRLSRLYAIIGDGKKAEAADKKASELGG, via the coding sequence ATGAACCTTTCCCGTTCCCTGCTGCTGCTGTGTGCCGCAACGCTCTATCTGGCGTTCAGCGGCTTCGAGTGCGCCTCTAGCGAAGTGACGACTGCACGGGTGGCACTGAAATCCAAAGACTACAAGAAGGCGGAAGAAGCCTTGACGAAAGAGGTTGCCGCCCGCCCAGGAAATACCGAAGCGTGGTTGCTTCTTGGCGACATCTACAACGACCAAAGCCGCTGGGTGGAGATGGACGAAGCCTACGCCAAAGCGGAGGCGACTCCATCGGCATCCATCAGCGATGGCCAGCGGCAGGACATCGCCGCACGCCGCTTTAATGGCTGGCTGAACAAATTCAACGCGGCCTTGCGGGACTACAACAACAACAGCTACTCCCAAGCCTTGAAGGAGTTGGATTCGGCAGAGATGCTTCGGAAAAATTACCCGGAGAACACCTTCCTTCGCGCCCAGGTCTATCTTGGCTTGAAGGATGAGGCGATGACCACAAAAACCTACCAGCAGTATGCCGAAGTTGCTGGCCGCGACGTTACCCCGGGCTTGGAAATGGGCCTGGCCTTGGGGCTGAACCGAAGCCAGCTTGAAGCCCGCGCCGGCAAGCCCGATGCCGCGCAAGTGGTGGATTCCGTGGGCGGGTTCGCGTTCTACAAAGCGAAAAATCTCTACGTCTATTTTGGGCCAGCGGAAAAGCCTGGCGAAGCCTCGGTGGTGGAAGGCTGGAAGTTCTACAGCACCAGCGACAAAACGCCGGAGATTATCCGCCAGCAGCTTGGCAACACCATCCGTTCATCCCCCTGGTACTCGCTTGGGGTGCAGGCCTACAACGCCGCCGAAAGCGATCCCAAGAAGTTCGACGAGGCGTTGAAGTACCTGCGCACCGTTGAGCAGCTTGACGCAAGCCGCGACGACATCGGGGAGATTGTTGCCGAAATTTATGTGGCCACCAAGCGGACCGATGAAGCGATGAAAGCCCTGGACGAGCAGATCCGCCGCGACCCCAAGAACCCGCGCCCGTACATCAATTACGGCAACCTGTATAACGAGCAAAAGCAGTACGACAAAGCCATTGAGCAGTTCGGCAAGGTTCTGACGTTGGGTTTGCCAAGCGACGACAAGGCCCTGCAGACCGCGCTGTTCAACTTGGGTGCGGTGTACAAAAACTTGGGTGCACGGAAGCAGGAAGAAATCCGCGAGGCATCGAAAGGGAAGCCCACCGCCGACCAAATCGAGCAGTACCGGAAGCCGCTTCGCGAATCCAAAAAATACTTTGAGCAGTTGAAGGCAATCCCCGCACGCCGTGGCGATTACCAGCTGTTAGGGGAGCTTGCCAACCTGTACGACGTGCTTGGCGAGACCGACAACCTGAAAAACGCAGTCCGCGAAATGGAAGCCGTGGAGAACGTTGGCGACAACGCCCGCACCGCCGATTACTGGCGCAGGTTAAGCCGCCTGTATGCCATTATCGGCGACGGCAAAAAAGCGGAAGCTGCCGACAAAAAGGCAAGCGAACTGGGTGGATAA
- a CDS encoding transketolase yields MPYSNERHSPEKLAEIAREIRRDIIRSLVVAKSGHSGGPLGSADIFAVLYMGGVMNHDPQNPAKPGRDRFILSAGHMCPVLYATLANAGFFPKSELLTLRKFGSRLQGHPGRDMHLPGIESSTGSLGQGLSIAVGMAMSDKLVDRNNARVYALTGDGELQEGSIWEAVMSAAHYQLDNFCMIVDNNDCQIDGRVPDVMNIYPLREKFESFNFHVIECDGNNTAELLAAFDEAKTIKGKPTCIIARTYMGNGVSFMQDKFEWHGKPPSEDQAKVALEELA; encoded by the coding sequence ATGCCATATTCCAACGAACGTCACTCGCCAGAGAAGTTAGCCGAGATTGCCCGCGAGATTCGCCGCGACATCATCCGATCGCTTGTGGTGGCGAAATCCGGCCACTCCGGCGGCCCGCTTGGCTCGGCCGATATTTTTGCCGTCCTGTACATGGGCGGCGTGATGAACCACGACCCGCAAAACCCCGCAAAACCCGGGCGGGACCGCTTTATCCTTTCGGCTGGCCATATGTGCCCGGTGCTGTACGCCACGCTTGCAAACGCTGGGTTCTTCCCAAAAAGCGAGCTGCTGACGCTCCGCAAATTTGGCAGCCGGCTGCAGGGGCACCCCGGGCGCGACATGCACCTTCCCGGAATCGAAAGCAGCACGGGATCGCTGGGGCAAGGCCTCTCGATTGCCGTTGGGATGGCAATGTCCGATAAACTTGTGGACCGCAACAATGCCCGCGTGTACGCCCTTACCGGCGATGGCGAGCTGCAAGAAGGCTCCATCTGGGAAGCGGTGATGTCCGCAGCGCACTATCAGCTGGACAACTTCTGCATGATCGTTGACAACAACGACTGCCAGATTGATGGCCGCGTCCCCGACGTGATGAATATCTATCCGCTTCGGGAGAAATTTGAGTCGTTCAACTTCCACGTGATTGAGTGCGACGGCAACAACACTGCCGAACTTCTTGCCGCATTCGACGAAGCCAAAACCATCAAAGGGAAACCAACCTGCATCATTGCCCGCACCTACATGGGCAACGGTGTCAGCTTCATGCAGGATAAGTTTGAATGGCACGGCAAACCCCCAAGCGAAGACCAAGCGAAAGTAGCCTTGGAAGAGCTGGCATAG
- a CDS encoding transketolase family protein, whose product MTTYGSKATRFGFGEGLAELGERDERIVVLGGDITGSVLTSLFKEKFPDRFFSMGIAEQNATTVAAGLALSGKVPFFASYGAFCALRNADQLRISVCYNEANVKIGGGHSGISVGPDGATHQVLEDIAFLHSLPHMTLVVPCDYLEAKKATIAIGEMVGPAYIRFGRESTPMFTTEETPFRLGKGEVFRQGNDVAIIACGPMVWEGLVAAQELAKEGIEARVINIHTIKPLDEEIIAQAARECGAIVTAEEAQIIGGFGSAVAQAVVKNHPVPMEFVGVTDTFGGSGTPTELMKAFGLTSSDIYNSVKKVLMRRSGQWNGFQRMTEVGMEGEHPANYPKPGVVFPIEELIEADRQAAEQTVEE is encoded by the coding sequence ATGACCACGTACGGCTCGAAAGCAACACGATTTGGATTTGGGGAAGGGCTTGCGGAGTTGGGGGAACGCGACGAACGGATCGTCGTCCTGGGTGGCGACATCACCGGCTCGGTTCTTACCAGCCTCTTCAAAGAAAAATTCCCCGATCGCTTCTTCTCGATGGGTATCGCCGAACAAAACGCAACCACGGTGGCCGCGGGCTTGGCCCTTAGCGGGAAGGTTCCGTTCTTTGCCAGCTACGGCGCGTTCTGCGCGCTGCGGAATGCGGACCAGCTTCGCATCTCCGTTTGCTACAACGAAGCCAACGTAAAAATCGGCGGCGGCCACAGCGGCATCTCCGTTGGACCCGACGGCGCAACCCACCAGGTGCTGGAAGATATCGCCTTCCTTCACTCCCTTCCCCACATGACGTTGGTGGTCCCGTGCGACTACCTTGAAGCCAAAAAAGCCACCATCGCTATCGGCGAAATGGTTGGCCCGGCCTACATCCGCTTTGGTCGCGAATCCACGCCGATGTTCACCACCGAGGAAACCCCCTTCCGGCTTGGGAAAGGTGAGGTGTTCCGCCAGGGGAACGACGTTGCCATTATCGCCTGCGGACCAATGGTGTGGGAAGGATTGGTTGCTGCCCAGGAGCTGGCAAAAGAAGGGATTGAAGCGCGAGTGATTAACATCCACACCATCAAGCCGCTGGATGAAGAGATTATCGCCCAAGCCGCGCGCGAGTGCGGGGCGATTGTCACTGCCGAGGAGGCCCAGATTATCGGCGGGTTCGGATCGGCAGTGGCCCAAGCGGTTGTGAAAAACCACCCGGTGCCAATGGAGTTCGTGGGCGTTACCGACACGTTCGGCGGGTCCGGAACACCAACCGAGCTGATGAAAGCCTTTGGCCTTACCAGCAGCGACATCTACAACTCCGTCAAGAAAGTGCTGATGCGCCGCAGCGGCCAGTGGAACGGGTTCCAACGGATGACCGAAGTTGGGATGGAAGGGGAACACCCCGCAAACTACCCCAAACCTGGCGTGGTCTTCCCGATTGAAGAATTGATCGAGGCCGACCGCCAAGCTGCCGAGCAAACAGTGGAAGAATAG
- the moaC gene encoding cyclic pyranopterin monophosphate synthase MoaC produces the protein MPNQQLTHLNEDGTAQMVDVSAKEITQREARAEATVSLSPEAFAALKAGNLKKGDALGVARVAGIMAAKRTADLIPLCHPLPLSKVSVECQLVEATNTIRIEALAKVASQTGVEMEALTAATIAALTIYDMCKALDKGITIEGIRLLEKRGGASGEWSAQNITPASPNG, from the coding sequence ATGCCCAATCAGCAACTCACGCATCTGAACGAAGATGGGACCGCCCAGATGGTGGATGTCTCGGCAAAAGAAATCACCCAGCGCGAGGCCCGCGCCGAAGCCACCGTCAGCCTTAGCCCCGAAGCGTTTGCCGCGCTGAAGGCGGGGAATCTGAAAAAGGGGGACGCGCTGGGCGTTGCTCGGGTGGCGGGCATCATGGCGGCAAAACGGACTGCGGACCTTATCCCACTGTGCCACCCCCTTCCCCTTTCCAAAGTCTCCGTCGAGTGCCAACTGGTGGAAGCAACCAACACCATCAGGATTGAGGCGCTGGCGAAAGTAGCATCGCAAACCGGCGTTGAGATGGAGGCCCTGACCGCCGCCACCATCGCCGCGCTGACCATCTACGACATGTGCAAAGCCCTGGACAAAGGGATCACGATTGAAGGAATACGCCTGCTGGAAAAACGTGGCGGAGCGTCGGGAGAGTGGAGCGCGCAAAACATCACCCCAGCATCTCCAAACGGATAG
- a CDS encoding alpha-mannosidase: MLNTPKPSIQMVGNAHLDPAWMWCWGEGMEAFLSTCRAALQRMEETPEFVFTCSSAAHYRWVEQVEPELFRQIQQRVAQGRWAIVGGWWTQADCNLPSAEGFLRQALLGQRYFLQSFGRIARVGYSPDAFGHTLGLPQLLARSGMPSYIFCRPDPTELPLPSPIIRWHSPDGSNVLAYRVPFHYNMYESSVPKKIADLAEAFHRPSNLSNPAQPLRNVGDVWCLFYGVGNHGGGPTKEHIRQIIEASSNSQFSAVEFSNPERFFATIRNGEDPRQPLPSWHDDLQLNAPGCYSAHSEIKRLNRQSEHLLLQAERLSALAALRVGAGYPATEFRRAWENVCFNHFHDILCGVAIREALQEAMETYGQALNTARQATRYAIQRIARKVATSGGEGTALLVFNSHSWAVRHGVTFELWHDIDKSLWTQPIHLRVTDGAGCDLPCQIGFTSGKIGKDRVAVTFLADVPAFGWRQYRVIYGQESPHADHRGASIQQREDWLQVENAQLRVCFSLRDGCITELLHKQSGICLLHGGGAAGLVIDDPTDTWGHGATAFDEVIGRFGNAEVRVVQNGPTHITIRSRTWFGASWIQQDFKLYHHSDYLEVAVKLFWGEQNKMLKLAFPTGLSAPRSVAESAGVATWKPADGTERPCGTWFAASGTTAGTTNRQPATLGIATDAKHSFSLTPDGDLRMTVLRSPAYALHTPHPFHPDEDLDYLDQGVQRFHYTLHPVADAAPMELLAKAGMLLNAPLIPHLESAHEGSIPEADPNGGIIISATNVAATVLKRSEESDGENGGKNDEKNDGENEAENGEENNGERGGWIVRLHELSGKHTTAQLHFPLLGIEWTATLAPHQLSTWRLRGGTATEVNAIEMSEEEDRKLSEG; this comes from the coding sequence ATGTTGAACACCCCGAAACCTTCAATCCAGATGGTTGGAAACGCCCACTTGGACCCAGCATGGATGTGGTGCTGGGGGGAAGGGATGGAGGCGTTCCTCTCCACCTGCCGCGCCGCGCTGCAGCGGATGGAGGAAACGCCAGAGTTCGTTTTTACGTGCAGCTCGGCAGCGCACTATCGCTGGGTGGAGCAGGTGGAGCCGGAGCTGTTCCGGCAGATACAGCAGCGGGTGGCCCAGGGGCGCTGGGCGATTGTTGGCGGCTGGTGGACCCAGGCCGATTGCAACCTCCCTTCGGCGGAAGGATTCCTGCGGCAGGCGCTTCTTGGGCAGCGTTATTTCTTGCAGAGCTTTGGCCGCATCGCCCGCGTTGGCTACAGCCCCGACGCGTTCGGCCACACGCTTGGGCTGCCGCAGCTGCTGGCGCGGTCGGGGATGCCAAGCTACATTTTCTGCCGGCCCGACCCCACCGAGCTTCCCCTTCCTTCCCCCATTATCCGCTGGCATTCTCCCGATGGCTCAAACGTTCTGGCTTACCGCGTGCCGTTCCACTACAACATGTATGAGTCCTCCGTCCCCAAAAAAATTGCGGACCTGGCCGAGGCCTTCCATCGTCCTTCCAACCTATCCAACCCGGCCCAGCCGCTTCGGAACGTTGGCGACGTGTGGTGCTTGTTTTATGGCGTTGGCAACCATGGTGGCGGCCCAACAAAGGAGCATATCCGCCAGATTATCGAGGCCAGCAGCAACTCCCAGTTTTCGGCGGTGGAGTTCAGCAATCCCGAGCGTTTTTTTGCGACGATTCGGAACGGGGAGGACCCGCGCCAGCCGCTCCCTTCCTGGCACGATGACCTTCAGCTGAACGCCCCGGGCTGCTACAGTGCCCACTCGGAAATCAAGCGGCTGAACCGCCAGAGCGAGCATCTGCTTCTGCAAGCCGAACGCCTTTCCGCACTTGCCGCGCTTCGGGTGGGGGCGGGGTATCCGGCCACGGAGTTCCGGCGCGCGTGGGAGAACGTCTGCTTCAATCATTTCCATGATATTCTTTGCGGTGTGGCGATTCGCGAGGCGTTGCAGGAGGCGATGGAGACGTACGGCCAGGCCTTAAACACCGCACGCCAAGCGACCCGCTACGCCATTCAACGGATTGCCCGAAAGGTGGCCACTTCCGGCGGCGAAGGGACCGCGCTGTTGGTCTTCAATTCCCACTCGTGGGCCGTGCGCCACGGGGTGACGTTCGAGCTGTGGCACGACATTGATAAATCCCTCTGGACCCAGCCAATCCACCTGCGCGTCACCGACGGCGCGGGGTGCGACCTTCCGTGCCAGATCGGTTTCACCTCGGGCAAAATCGGGAAGGACCGCGTGGCCGTCACCTTCTTGGCCGATGTCCCTGCGTTTGGCTGGCGGCAGTATCGGGTGATCTATGGCCAGGAATCCCCCCACGCCGACCACCGGGGCGCAAGCATCCAGCAGCGGGAGGATTGGCTGCAGGTGGAGAACGCCCAGCTTCGGGTTTGCTTCTCGCTGCGCGATGGCTGCATCACGGAGTTGCTCCATAAACAATCGGGGATTTGCCTGCTGCATGGCGGCGGCGCGGCGGGCTTGGTGATTGACGACCCAACCGACACTTGGGGGCATGGGGCAACGGCGTTCGATGAAGTGATTGGCCGGTTTGGCAATGCCGAAGTTCGCGTGGTTCAGAACGGCCCAACCCATATCACCATCCGCTCGCGAACCTGGTTTGGGGCTTCATGGATTCAGCAAGATTTCAAGCTCTATCACCACTCCGATTATCTGGAGGTTGCGGTGAAACTGTTTTGGGGGGAGCAAAACAAGATGCTGAAGCTCGCGTTCCCTACCGGGCTTTCTGCGCCGCGTTCCGTTGCCGAATCGGCTGGCGTTGCCACGTGGAAACCCGCCGACGGAACCGAACGCCCGTGCGGAACGTGGTTTGCCGCCAGCGGAACAACCGCTGGAACAACCAACCGCCAGCCCGCCACGCTGGGGATTGCCACCGATGCCAAACATAGCTTCTCCCTTACCCCCGACGGCGACCTTCGGATGACGGTGCTGCGGTCCCCGGCCTACGCGCTCCACACCCCCCACCCTTTCCATCCCGATGAAGATTTGGACTATTTGGATCAAGGGGTGCAGCGGTTCCATTACACCCTTCATCCCGTTGCCGACGCTGCCCCAATGGAGTTGCTGGCCAAAGCCGGAATGCTCCTGAACGCCCCGCTGATCCCGCATCTGGAATCGGCCCACGAAGGCTCCATTCCGGAGGCCGATCCCAACGGTGGAATAATTATCTCCGCCACAAACGTGGCCGCAACCGTGCTGAAACGGAGCGAGGAAAGTGATGGAGAAAATGGTGGGAAAAATGATGAAAAAAATGATGGGGAAAATGAGGCAGAAAATGGTGAAGAAAATAATGGAGAGCGCGGTGGTTGGATTGTGCGGCTGCACGAGTTATCGGGGAAGCACACAACCGCGCAACTCCACTTTCCATTGCTCGGCATTGAATGGACCGCAACGCTTGCTCCGCACCAGCTTTCCACGTGGCGGCTGCGCGGCGGAACCGCCACCGAGGTGAACGCGATTGAGATGAGCGAGGAGGAGGATCGGAAATTATCGGAGGGGTAA
- a CDS encoding sugar kinase yields MDPTQVFDLLSIGECLVEFSRRRDGTFRPAFAGDAVNTLFYAARLGLRTAYVSAVGDDLFTEMIVNGMQAEGIDLSHTLRLPGRRNGLYFIELDDAGHHHFHYWRNDSAATETLLHYSTERLTQFVRGSRTLLLSGITLAVMKEPARLISLLEAVAGTTTVVLDTNYRPQLWRTPEEYHRRIEAVIPYVDILLPSQADLEMAWDGVQVEHLLWSFAEQGVRTICMKAGADGCALWRDGELVWFRPPESVTVVDATGAGDAFNAGFIAAVLRGDTLQEACDHGQKTAAHALAVPGALNHAFGAEERPY; encoded by the coding sequence ATGGACCCTACGCAGGTATTTGATCTTCTTTCCATTGGCGAGTGCTTGGTGGAGTTCTCGCGCCGCCGCGATGGCACGTTCCGCCCGGCGTTCGCTGGCGACGCGGTCAACACGTTGTTTTACGCCGCACGGCTTGGCCTTCGCACCGCCTACGTCTCGGCAGTGGGCGACGATTTATTCACCGAGATGATCGTGAACGGAATGCAGGCCGAGGGGATTGATCTTTCCCACACGCTGCGGCTTCCCGGGCGGCGCAATGGCTTATACTTCATCGAGCTGGACGATGCCGGGCATCACCATTTCCACTACTGGCGGAACGATTCGGCGGCCACCGAAACTTTGCTCCATTACTCCACCGAACGACTGACCCAGTTCGTCCGTGGTTCGCGCACGTTGCTCCTTTCGGGGATCACTCTTGCGGTGATGAAGGAACCAGCGCGGCTGATTTCCCTGCTGGAAGCGGTGGCCGGCACCACCACCGTTGTGCTGGACACCAACTACCGCCCGCAACTGTGGCGCACTCCGGAAGAATATCACCGCCGGATCGAGGCGGTGATTCCCTACGTGGATATCCTGCTGCCGTCGCAAGCCGATCTGGAAATGGCGTGGGATGGAGTGCAGGTCGAGCATCTTCTGTGGAGCTTTGCCGAGCAGGGCGTTCGGACCATCTGCATGAAGGCTGGTGCCGACGGTTGCGCACTTTGGCGCGATGGCGAGCTGGTCTGGTTCCGCCCTCCCGAAAGCGTTACGGTGGTTGATGCCACCGGCGCGGGGGATGCCTTTAACGCCGGGTTCATTGCCGCCGTGCTCCGTGGCGATACGCTACAGGAAGCCTGCGACCACGGGCAGAAAACCGCCGCCCACGCCCTTGCCGTCCCCGGCGCGCTGAACCATGCGTTCGGCGCCGAAGAACGCCCGTACTAA
- a CDS encoding lycopene cyclase domain-containing protein, translating into MGLQTTQRKPTFGGALRWFVAILWLRLWLALPYVRFGVKESTNYLFHILAWMLPVVAIQWALAWRVFRRNLRGVFLPPLIIGTYYVIADTFAVRDGIWYFDPQQILALSVGVLPVEEVIFFYLTALLVSQSFVMLLPKGYRRE; encoded by the coding sequence ATGGGGCTGCAAACTACGCAGCGGAAGCCTACGTTCGGCGGGGCGTTGCGATGGTTTGTGGCGATTCTTTGGTTGCGGTTGTGGCTGGCTCTCCCGTATGTTCGGTTCGGCGTGAAAGAATCAACCAATTACCTGTTCCACATTCTTGCTTGGATGCTTCCTGTGGTTGCCATCCAGTGGGCGTTGGCGTGGCGTGTGTTCCGGCGGAACTTGCGCGGGGTGTTCCTTCCGCCGCTGATAATCGGGACCTACTACGTGATTGCCGACACGTTCGCCGTGCGCGACGGGATTTGGTATTTCGATCCCCAACAGATTCTTGCGCTGTCTGTTGGGGTTCTGCCGGTGGAGGAAGTGATCTTCTTTTACCTGACGGCCCTCCTTGTCTCGCAAAGTTTTGTGATGCTGCTGCCAAAAGGATACCGGCGGGAGTAG